In Dama dama isolate Ldn47 chromosome 20, ASM3311817v1, whole genome shotgun sequence, a single window of DNA contains:
- the PEA15 gene encoding astrocytic phosphoprotein PEA-15 has protein sequence MAEYGTLLQDLTNNITLEDLEQLKSACKEDIPSEKSEEITTGSAWFSFLESHNKLDKDNLSYIEHIFEISRRPDLLTMVVDYRTRVLKISEEDELDTKLTRIPSAKKYKDIIRQPSEEEIIKLAPPPKKA, from the exons ATGGCCGAGTACGGGACCCTCCTCCAGGACCTGACCAACAACATTACCCTTGAAGATCTGGAGCAGCTCAAGTCAGCCTGCAAGGAGGACATCCCCAGCGAGAAGAGTGAGGAGATCACTACTGGCAGCGCCTGGTTTAGCTTCCTGGAGAGCCACAACAAGCTGGacaaag ACAACCTCTCTTATATCGAGCACATCTTTGAGATCTCCCGCCGTCCTGACCTCCTCACTATGGTGGTTGACTATAGAACCCGTGTTCTGAAGATCTCTGAGGAAGATGAGCTGGACACCAAGCTAACCCGCATCCCCAGTGCCAAGAAGTACAAAG ACATTATCCGGCAGCCCTCTGAGGAAGAGATCATCAAGTTGGCTCCTCCACCGAAGAAAGCCTGA